The Chitinophaga flava genome has a segment encoding these proteins:
- a CDS encoding class I lanthipeptide produces the protein MKKKKIELNKKLLLRKDKLVTLNPQEQSKLAGGQPITWFSTCCVETDEVTCPIGCVWTR, from the coding sequence GAACTCAATAAAAAGCTGTTGCTTAGAAAAGATAAGCTTGTAACCTTAAATCCACAGGAGCAATCCAAACTGGCCGGTGGTCAACCGATCACCTGGTTCAGTACCTGCTGTGTGGAAACAGATGAAGTTACCTGTCCTATAGGATGTGTCTGGACACGTTAA
- a CDS encoding class I lanthipeptide, producing the protein MKKKKIDLGRKLLLNKETVAALNAGQQQHLVGGINTFYPTCAEDTFVISSCIATSPRPNGICCQIP; encoded by the coding sequence ATGAAAAAGAAAAAAATTGACCTGGGCAGAAAACTGCTGCTCAACAAAGAAACAGTAGCAGCATTGAATGCTGGCCAGCAACAGCACCTGGTAGGCGGTATTAACACATTTTACCCTACCTGTGCCGAAGATACCTTTGTAATATCTTCCTGCATAGCTACCAGCCCAAGACCTAATGGTATTTGCTGCCAGATACCATAA